From a region of the Lactuca sativa cultivar Salinas chromosome 4, Lsat_Salinas_v11, whole genome shotgun sequence genome:
- the LOC111906815 gene encoding transcription factor MYB30 — MGRPPCCDKLGVKKGPWTPEEDIMLVSYVQQHGPGNWRQVPTNTGLRRCSKSCRLRWTNYLRPGIRRGDFTEDEEKMIIQLQALLGNKWAAIASYLPERTDNDIKNYWNTHLKKKLKKLEMGSEDHDLLHTNSKDRFSSSTSSSSSSHCISRGQWEKRLQTDIHMAKQALNDALSIDHKPIFVPQATKSSSHPPAYPSSTDNIAKLLKGFMKNSAIYTKTCSNSSTRESSGEVNAPSSESKNNSGIDLSEAFESLFGFDQSFGSPNNSDFSQSNTSPEGSIFQEESKAELRFTMFENWLLEETTGGVVDQGKEDLSNFSFDENPNFFDN; from the exons ATGGGGAGGCCTCCTTGTTGTGATAAACTTGGTGTTAAGAAAGGTCCATGGACTCCTGAAGAAGATATCATGCTCGTTTCATACGTTCAGCAACATGGCCCTGGGAATTGGCGTCAAGTCCCTACTAACACCG GATTGAGAAGATGCAGCAAGAGTTGTCGGTTGAGATGGACGAATTATCTGAGACCTGGAATAAGAAGGGGGGATTTCACAGAGGATGAGGAGAAAATGATCATTCAGCTTCAAGCTCTTCTGGGAAACAA ATGGGCAGCAATTGCCTCGTATCTTCCTGAAAGAACAGATAATGATATCAAGAACTACTGGAATACCCATTTAAAAAAGAAGCTCAAAAAGCTTGAAATGGGGTCCGAGGATCATGATCTTCTTCATACTAATAGTAAAGATAGGTTTTCGTCTTCCACGTcgtcatcatcttcttcacacTGTATTTCTAGAGGACAATGGGAGAAGAGACTTCAAACCGATATTCATATGGCCAAACAAGCCCTAAACGATGCTTTATCAATTGATCACAAACCGATTTTTGTACCTCAAGCTACTAAATCATCCTCTCACCCACCTGCATACCCCTCTAGTACTGATAACATAGCCAAATTGCTCAAAGGGTTCATGAAAAACTCAGCCATTTACACCAAAACATGTTCAAATTCAAGCACTCGTGAATCAAGTGGTGAAGTCAATGCTCCTAGCAGTGAAAGCAAGAACAATTCTGGGATTGATTTATCTGAAGCATTTGAATCCCTTTTTGGGTTTGATCAATCTTTCGGATCTCCAAACAACTCCGACTTTTCACAATCAAACACCTCGCCGGAGGGAAGTATTTTTCAAGAGGAAAGCAAGGCGGAGCTTAGATTTACCATGTTTGAGAATTGGTTGCTTGAAGAAACAACCGGTGGTGTGGTTGATCAAGGGAAAGAAGATTTAAGTAACTTTTCGtttgatgaaaaccctaattttttcgaTAATTGA